GGGAAACAATTCTTACTTGACTTTTCAACAACAGCAGAGAGGCGTTTCTGCAAGATTGATGCCAGAAAGAGGAATATCGAGCACATGCCGAACATAACAGTAATTGGAAATGAGTCGACCTGAATAAGAGAAAATTTGATTAGTAAACATTAAAAGAGCAATTCCTTGGATCCCACAGTTCATTGGTGAAATTTGATACTCCAGTCTTACTTTGGTTGGTGTAACAATTGGGAAAGATAACTCACATTGTACAACACAACGCATACGAAGATATTGAGAGGAATGCGGAAAAAGTTCATGATTGTGCTTCTAGCCTCTTCAGGAATGTACTGGGACCTCATTTTCATTATAGAAGGCCAAAATACTCCGACACAAGCCTCAAATGCACAAAAACCAAGAAGCTGAATGCAGCCAGAGAAAGTAATGCCTCCACCTTTTTCAGTAGAAGGTGTCACCAAGAACTGTTTAAGGTGAAAAATAAGTGGAGTTAGTGAGAAACAATAGAATTACAACACCTGCACAGTTACACATTTGATAAAATCAACCCCTAGGATTCTTCCTTACACTTGTCAAGACAGGGATAAAGAGACAGACAGCAGATACTGCAAAAACAATCTGCATATAACTTTCGACTTTGAGAGATGAGCGAGCTAGTAATCGAGATGCAAGGGAGCTGCCCAACATGGAAGATAACATGAAAGTCGCAAAGATGAAGCCATGAGGAATCTCCTCTGAATTAGGGCTCAAAGCAGGAGTCCAGAGAAACACAAAAGTATACATTGAACCCTCAAATAGTGACTGTATAGCACCCAACAATGCGATTTTCTCATCTGATTACATATGAGAAGAACTGTTAGAGAAGCCTCACAAATATgttaaaaagcaaaaaaaagttATTCCATTTGTAATATCTATATTTAGAAAACCTTCGAATAACACAAAAACTTGAACAAAACCATAGCCTACTGCTGATGGGACAGATAATTTGGAAAAACTGCATTGTATTGAAATTTTGCAGCACTAAGAACATGCACATGAGGAATAATTAAAGCTCTCCGTTTTGTATTATaatccattttttcttttactaaaaCATTCAATATGATCTACTTCTCTGCATAGATGAATATGTTAGAAGGAAGCAAAGGTAAAGCTTTGATAATTACCAGAAGCAATTGCCACAGCAGCACCCTTGAATTGGGTAATTAAGTCTTTGTTTTCAGAAGCATCACCATAATTCTCAGTCCAAGATGACAGTATAATGGCCATACCAATAGCAAGGAAACATGAAGCAGCATCAAAAGGAGAAACAGGACCCAGATTTAGTGTGTCCACAAGAACATTTCCAAAAAGCCCGGCCAAAATAGCCACAAGACCATTGCCAAGAAATATTGCTTTTGAGAATGTTAATGATAGCCATTGTTGATCAAAGGCCCTCTGCAAGATAGGATTCAAAAATCAAGGAAGAACATAAAGTTAAGGAAGAACACATTGCTGATTTATTTCCAAGAATGAAAATAAagcttttttattaaaaaaaaactccttAACCGCAAAATAGTACTGTAATAATTAATAGAAGAATGTGTCGATATCGTAGGTAAGGATCTTAATAGAACACCAAGGCAATTTGAACCTTTGAAGTCATAATAGAATAATTTAAGCACCTTATTATGCTCTGCAACAAGCCAAGACTCAAAGGATGAGAATAGGAGAGAAGTGGCAATTCCTCCTAATATACGGCCCACCATCAAGATTTTGTACTGAGGAGAATGTTTGGTAATACAGCTCAAAATATAAGTGATGCAGTATGTGACACAAGCCCGCTTTCGACCCCTAAAAAAAGTTTTGAGTGTGAATGTaacatatcaaaattaaaaagaagagcATTCAACATCAAGATATAGCAGGCATACTGTTTGTCTGCCAAGGATCCTACAATTGTCCCAAATAGCATGGAAGATCCAAAGCCAGCAATAAAGAGATGGCCAATATCACCCTTCCCATATCCATATGTTGTGTAAAGGTAGTAGACATAAGGACCCTGCAACCAATCACCAGCTATTGCGAGAAAAGGATATCAGATATTAGTTGAGAACCAATATGGAGGAGGAAAATTTAGTAGTCAAGTCTTTATGTACACGGGATAGAAGTTGCAGCCTCTAGATGATCTACAGTGCATTGTAATGTGCACACAGAGGTACTATATAGATAAGCAATTAAGCGAACACATATTCAGAGGTACATCTCTATTTGGTGGAATTTTCGCACTTCAATGTATAGTCTTAGACACTGACTAATTATACTACCAAAAACAATTAGTATAGATAACAGTTTCTTATCATACGTTATCAAAAGGGAAATGACACAAAAGAGTGTAGAACAAACATAAGATTACAGACAATAAAGcgagaattttatttttgatctATGCAATCTTCAAATTTAGTCATTCTATAACCCAACTATTAATAAAATCTTCtccaaaaataagaagaaaaccTTTAGTTTGTTGGCATTGGCACTTTTAGTATAATCATATTAGTTCCTCTAAATCAATGGCTagcttcttttttccttttatttcttaatttcacAATTTATATTATCTTTTTCTTCATGATGGCATTctcaaaaaaagagaaacagaAGAAACCCGTGGTTCCTTCCCAACTCACACCATCAACCCCCTCCTCTCATCCACGTAATTCTCCGTTTCCACCTCCTCTAACCCACTTAATCCACCTCCCACTCTGCCCTACCTAACTCCCTCCCTCGGACACATCGCTTCTGCCCCTTCCCTTCCCTTCCATACACTAAGCACGCCCTTTTACCTATCCTGGGTCACTTTGAACAAAAACACTTGCCTATTTTTACCATCAAAGTTTCCAGAGAGTAAAGGTGGAAAAGCTTTTCTTTGACATATTAACAGCATCTCACTTTCCTACATTTACAACTAGTGCCATCAGATATGTCTACAAGGTAGTTTGTATTAGCATCAGAAGAATCCAAGCAATTACTTTTATAATCTATGGCTTAAAGTTTTTACCTTATATTCTTTATGTTCAAGAGTAAGTCATCTAAATTCAATCCCTTTTTTCTTTCCCAACGACCGCTACTCCAATTTCAGATTACTTGTTCTCTGAAACCACTAACATCATTTTGAATGGGCACATCTAAATTCTGCCCAACAAAAATATCCGAGTCAAGAATTCAAGAAAACAAACTACATTATCACATTGGATTGTTGGATCAGAACAAAAGATGCAATCTTTAATGAAAATTACCAAATCAAGCGCCGAATTTTTACAAGTGGGTAATGCATTATGCATTATATTGAgagatttgaaagaaaaagagaaataccCATCATGAGAGAATAGACAAGAATGTAATTGTTCTTGAAAGAATTGAAAGCAGGTGTGGTAGTTATTCGATCTTTGCTCGTTTTGCTAAACTCCAATGCAGCAACTACAGCTGACAATGCCCCAAACACCAGAAAGTAAAAAgcttccattttattttttttctcagaTCAAAGAGAAATGGATCTGGATTATTAACAGATGAACAAGGAAGaactatatttattattcaCAGAGAAAGAGAGCTAAAACaataataagagaaaatgaCTACTTCACTCACCTATACATTCGGATTTCGGGCTAAACTTCGGACATGTGCTACTCAAATGAGCAGCCCAAATTTTGATGTACTAGGAATTGCACAGATAGCCACTTTTTTCAAACTATTTGCTTATATATATAGCCAAATATGCAGacatatgtattattattttttatttttttcaatcttgctattttaaaataaaataattagggaAACATCTAtgtattttgaaagaaaatatttacgtcatgtaattaataatatatactaatatttaaTCTGGTTTAACTTATATTTGTGGATAAatctctttttaatatttttttttattattatatatatattatacaaattgaCATGATATGATAAACAAATTGActttgaaatgataaaaaagaataaatttaattgaaaagtaccatgaatgaaataaataagGTACTATCCGTGAAGTAAAACTGGAGGTAccataaataaaatgagaataaaGGTTATGTGAGTGAAATAAATTACCATGACagtatatatgaaattaaacatggtgaaaaagtaaaaaaatattatgattagagaaaaaatgaatggaaaaaaaatgaaaaataataaagaataaaaaagtaatcgtaaaaaaaaagaaaaggaaaggatcaGGAAATAacgaaattgaaaaaaaaatttaaaaattttaaaaataaaaggaacaaataaaagagaaaaaaaaggaaaaataaaaagcataaaagtagtatataaaatatttttttattaattttgtttttaataaataagctagtgATTTTAGTACCTTTTAAATTACTTCTAATTTtagtctaattatttaattttcctACATTTTATTAGTCTAAAAAAGTTAGCTACtgtatttatttgtaaattttattttattttttaaaaagaaaaacaaaaaaaaatatagagaacaACATTTCAAATGAAAACGAAGACTGAActtttcccaaaataaaataaaaaagagaaaaataaaataaaggattGATTGAATCGCTAACATTATGCTGACATTTTGATAAATTACTGAAGGGGTATCAAACTAAAAGGGTACGAGTGTGTATTCATTTACTTAGTTTTTCCATTATGATTTAACATTAGAAATTACCCTAGTAGCCATGTTTTATCGGGTTAAGTTCATAATTGGCTTTTATAACTAAGGACTGATTTTGAGTTAGTTAGGTTTATATGACTCAATGGTGAGAGGCAATTGGGCATAGAGAGTTGTTTAACAACAATTAACTATAGTAGGGTAAATAATATTTGTTCTATACataaagagaaggaaaaacTAATCTTTAAAGTGTATTTGTTCTATACGGGTAGAACGATGAAGATTTTAATACTCAAAATGATTATAGATAATCACGAGGATTTTagtcttcaaaaataaaatagtagcataaaattttaaaattaaattcctTAAACTGCTTGTTCATTATTCTTAAtcagaaaataaaaatcaaatcttgatatagatagaaaaagtaaatagtaattttattttattttaaaaaaacaattattccGAAGTCACAAATAAATTCATTGTCATATGTTCCTAAGTAATTTAATCCTCTCACAATATTTGAAGTGCATAATTttttcctcccaagataaatcTGATACCTTTGTTAGAATAACAGTACTTCAAACTTCGACAACGTTCgaacacaaaaattaatgcaAGCTTTCGTTTAGTGTGAAGGATAACACCAAATAGTCCTGAGATTGAATTATAGTGccacttaatttattttttgggtgGCAAgtccgggataacttatctcaaaattaataattagaagtgggataa
This genomic stretch from Solanum stenotomum isolate F172 chromosome 10, ASM1918654v1, whole genome shotgun sequence harbors:
- the LOC125842103 gene encoding uncharacterized protein LOC125842103, whose translation is MEAFYFLVFGALSAVVAALEFSKTSKDRITTTPAFNSFKNNYILVYSLMMAGDWLQGPYVYYLYTTYGYGKGDIGHLFIAGFGSSMLFGTIVGSLADKQGRKRACVTYCITYILSCITKHSPQYKILMVGRILGGIATSLLFSSFESWLVAEHNKRAFDQQWLSLTFSKAIFLGNGLVAILAGLFGNVLVDTLNLGPVSPFDAASCFLAIGMAIILSSWTENYGDASENKDLITQFKGAAVAIASDEKIALLGAIQSLFEGSMYTFVFLWTPALSPNSEEIPHGFIFATFMLSSMLGSSLASRLLARSSLKVESYMQIVFAVSAVCLFIPVLTSFLVTPSTEKGGGITFSGCIQLLGFCAFEACVGVFWPSIMKMRSQYIPEEARSTIMNFFRIPLNIFVCVVLYNVDSFPITVMFGMCSIFLFLASILQKRLSAVVEKSRPQDWTTHKEREMETAPLNA